A window of the Brassica napus cultivar Da-Ae chromosome C5, Da-Ae, whole genome shotgun sequence genome harbors these coding sequences:
- the LOC106397713 gene encoding cytochrome P450 71B7-like gives MSTFIYFLFLLAIFVLSFFIISKKHKPSKWKLPPGPKTLPIIGNLHNIKGQPHTCFINLSKTYGPVMLLRFGFVPVVVISSREGAEEALKTQDLECCSRPETVAARMISYNFKDIGFAPYGEEWKALRKLVVVELLNMKKFQSFGYIREEENNLLVKKLTEAALTRSPVNLKKTLFTLVASIICRLAFGIDIHKCEFVDEDNAADLVHKFELLVDGIAFSDFFPGVGWILDRVSGQNKTLNNVFSELDTFFQKILDAHLKPVRTVSNNPDVVDVMVGLMKKQEQDGDSFKLTTDHFKGIISDIFLAGVNTSAITMIWTMTELIRNPNIMKKVQHEIRTTLGDKKERLTADDLNHLHYLKHVIKETFRLHPAAPLLLPRETMSDIKIQGFDIPKKSQMMINVYSIARDPKIWSNPDEFNPDRFIESSVDYKGLNFELLPFGSGRRICPGMNMGIATVELGLLNLLYFFDWAVSEGKTIKDMDVEETGSLIISKKSTLELVPLLFNLNK, from the exons ATGTCAACGTTCATCTACTTCCTCTTTCTTTTAGCTATATTTGTACTTTCCTTCTTCATCATATCAAAGAAACACAAACCCTCAAAATGGAAACTTCCACCTGGTCCCAAGACACTTCCGATCATCGGAAACTTGCACAACATCAAAGGACAGCCTCACACGTGTTTTATAAACCTCTCCAAAACATACGGGCCAGTGATGCTTCTTCGTTTCGGATTCGTCCCCGTGGTGGTGATCTCATCTAGAGAAGGAGCAGAAGAAGCTCTCAAGACCCAAGATCTCGAATGTTGCAGCCGACCAGAAACCGTCGCGGCAAGAATGATCTCTTACAACTTCAAAGACATAGGGTTCGCTCCTTACGGTGAGGAATGGAAAGCGTTGAGGAAGCTCGTGGTCGTTGAGCTCTTGAACATGAAAAAGTTTCAGTCGTTCGGTTACATCAGAGAGGAAGAGAATAACTTGTTGGTCAAGAAACTAACGGAAGCTGCTCTGACACGTTCCCCGGTGAATTTGAAGAAGACCCTTTTCACGCTCGTTGCGAGTATTATCTGTAGGCTCGCGTTCGGGATAGATATCCACAAATGCGAGTTCGTGGACGAGGACAACGCTGCGGATCTAGTTCACAAGTTTGAGTTGCTCGTTGATGGTATTGCATTCTCTGATTTTTTCCCTGGAGTAGGTTGGATCCTCGACCGAGTTTCCGGACAGAACAAGACACTGAACAATGTTTTCTCGGAGCTAGACACTTTCTTCCAGAAGATACTCGATGCTCATCTTAAGCCTGTAAGAACCGTATCCAACAACCCTGATGTCGTTGACGTGATGGTTGGTTTGATGAAGAAACAAGAGCAAGATGGAGATTCTTTCAAGCTCACCACAGATCATTTCAAAGGAATCATCTCA GACATATTTCTTGCGGGAGTAAACACAAGCGCCATCACAATGATATGGACCATGACGGAGCTGATCCGAAACCCTAATATAATGAAGAAAGTGCAACACGAGATTCGGACAACACTTGGGGACAAGAAAGAGAGACTCACAGCTGATGACCTAAACCATCTTCACTACTTGAAGCACGTGATCAAAGAGACGTTTAGGTTACATCCAGCAGCTCCACTCTTGCTACCAAGAGAGACCATGTCTGACATCAAGATCCAAGGCTTCGACATCCCCAAGAAATCCCAGATGATGATCAACGTTTACTCGATCGCACGCGATCCAAAAATCTGGTCAAACCCGGATGAGTTTAACCCTGACAGGTTTATCGAAAGTTCCGTGGATTACAAGGGACTGAACTTTGAGCTTTTACCGTTTGGTTCTGGTCGGAGAATATGTCCCGGGATGAATATGGGAATTGCTACTGTGGAGTTGGGACTGTTGAACTTGCTCTACTTCTTTGATTGGGCAGTGTCTGAAGGGAAGACTATCAAAGACATGGACGTGGAAGAAACAGGATCGCTCATTATCAGCAAGAAGTCGACTCTTGAGCTTGTTCCGCTTTTATTTAACTTAAACAAATAG